The Zerene cesonia ecotype Mississippi chromosome 19, Zerene_cesonia_1.1, whole genome shotgun sequence genome has a window encoding:
- the LOC119834450 gene encoding coiled-coil domain-containing protein 170, which yields MEEEKIKDELEDWKVYETLRTTELDPEVGNDIVTALRSDLAGLQYKRDKLISENSDLKNQMLSRDQRILEQQVEIDHLREQNARQNAIISSLKKKIQDLEEFNRNLQTSQGRSELNVQTLQRDNRYCEEKIKDLEKKLRSLELDCHNEEQQKENARCQFHDLVRRLSVALDAEFCDTTHTHSPESLIIKAAELVQEITRLKNRCMNTTENLSTIEQDLRSCRDTLERANADKDILQRQLSSQLLDIERLKQEKESLSVSNRVLDRELHEAREKLSHCSKNLNVVTDNVNQNESMIIQLKEDLRHRDEKYQRLQTEFRNTMESIAILLSLPTRFVEAHESTIKDRIREILSDNKDKSVQLEALRDKLNMESQQLGRTAHLHDQANTRVRILEDERNMLEAKVHKLESELNALELSKDNLRKEKANFVAFLERLSRTLNMDELTQDIGIELHTESIMHRAEQLARLESDKIVDKLLYYGYYGTLPRLRRERSFHDLPYIKETAVVYQLQRRIRILREQLQRKDLHLDLLRRKLSVQDESCRVRAVLQAERDEAVGRSKKLARQCDKLTVQLSDARSQLRDLNAQLADAAEYKITSLERARKIEELQKKLEEAEMLRARYNRKVNVLKDQVRATGETFEQERNSTEHQISVLRDDLARTKEALVECQRREAQLQSFRHSIAKLLGILVPASISDFEMVSRLQKLIDAHHDFTVVSRRYDDPALLRASSRSPPPSRCRTRTPDRSLRYDDSGYADPAFDLEDDLYKTRAAL from the exons ATGGAGGAAGAAAAGATTAAAGATGAATTGGAAGATTGGAAGGTGTATGAAACTTTACGTACTACAGAG ttGGACCCAGAAGTGGGCAATGATATCGTAACAGCTCTAAGAAGTGACTTAGCAGGATTGCAGTACAAACgggataaattaatttcagag AATagcgatttaaaaaatcaaatgttgTCCCGAGATCAAAGAATATTAGAGCAACAAGTAGAGATAGATCATCTTCGAGAACAAAATGCTCGCCAAAATGCAATCATATCGTcccttaaaaagaaaattcaagATCTCGAAGAATTTAACCGTAACCTGCAAACCTCGCAAGGTAGAAGTGAGCTTAATGTTCAGACTCTTCAAAGGGATAATCGATACtgtgaagaaaaaattaaagacttggAAAAGAAATTAAGGTCTTTGGAGTTGGATTGTCATAATGAAGAgcaacaaaaagaaaatgcaCGATGTCAATTTCATGACCTCGTAAGGAGACTGTCAGTCGCTCTGGATGCCGAATTTTGTGATACGACACATACACATTCTCCGGAAAGTTTAATCATTAAAGCTGCTGAACTAGTTCAAGAAATAACGAGGCTCAAGAATAGATGCATGAACACGACAGAAAATCTATCAACCATTGAACAGGATTTAAGAAGTTGTAGGGATACCTTAGAAAGAGCTAACGCTGATAAAGATATCCTTCAACGTCAGCTCTCCTCACAGCTGCTCGATATAGAAAGGTTAAAACAGGAAAAAGAGTCTCTCTCAGTCTCAAATAGAGTATTAGATAGAGAACTTCATGAAGCTAGAGAAAAATTATCACACTGTTCTAAAAATCTCAATGTGGTCACAGATAATGTTAATCAAAATGAATCTATGATTATTCAATTGAAAG AGGACTTGAGACATCGAGACGAGAAATATCAAAGGTTACAAACAGAATTTCGTAATACGATGGAATCTATTGCTATCTTATTAAGCTTGCCAACTCGTTTCGTTGAAGCTCATGAGAGTACTATTAAAGACCGTATTAGGGAAATCTTAAGTGACAATAAGGACAAATCTGTG cAATTAGAAGCTTTACGTGACAAGCTAAACATGGAAAGCCAACAATTAGGCAGAACTGCTCATTTACACGACCAGGCCAACACACGCGTTCGTATATTGGAGGATGAAAGGAATATGCTAGAAGCTAAGGTGCATAAACTGGAATCAGAACTAAATGCTTTGGAGCTCTCAAAGGACAATTTGAGAAAGGAAAAAGCTAAC TTCGTAGCATTCCTTGAAAGACTAAGCCGGACGCTTAATATGGATGAGTTGACGCAGGATATCGGTATAGAACTCCACACCGAGTCCATTATGCATAGGGCCGAGCAACTTGCAAGACTCGAGAGCGATAAAATTGTAGACAAG CTGCTATATTATGGATATTATGGCACGCTGCCGAGACTGCGCAGAGAAAGATCTTTCCATGATTTACCTTATATTAAAGAA ACGGCAGTAGTGTACCAATTGCAACGCCGTATTAGAATATTGAGGGAACAGCTTCAAAGGAAAGATCTGCATCTAGATTTATTGCGCCGTAAGCTAAGCGTTCAA GACGAGAGCTGCCGCGTCCGCGCAGTTTTGCAAGCAGAGAGAGATGAAGCAGTTGGAAGAAGTAAAAAATTAGCAAGACAATGTGACAAGTTAACTGTGCAACTGAGTGACGCCCGATCACAATTACGCGATCTTAATGCCCAACTTGCTGACGCAGCCGAGTACAag ATAACATCATTGGAAAGAGCAAGGAAAATAGAGGAGCTTCAGAAAAAGTTGGAGGAAGCAGAAATGCTTAGAGCGAGATACAATCGAAAAGTTAATGTATTGAAAGATCAAGTACGTGCGACAGGAGAGACTTTCGAACAAGAGAGAAATAGTACTGAGCATCAGATAAGTGTACTCCGAGATGATCTTGCTCGAACTAAGGAAGCCCTAGTGGAGTGTCAGAGACGGGAGGCACAGTTACAAAGTTTCAG ACATTCGATAGCAAAGTTACTGGGTATTCTGGTGCCGGCTTCTATATCGGACTTCGAGATGGTGTCCCGTCTACAGAAGCTTATTGACGCCCACCACGATTTCACTGTTGTGTCCCGGCGCTACGATGATCCCGCCCTGCTGCGTGCTTCTTCTAGATCCCCACCACCTTCCAGATGCAGGACTAGAACTCCTGACAG ATCTCTCCGCTACGACGACTCCGGATACGCGGACCCCGCGTTCGACCTCGAAGATGATCTGTACAAAACACGCGCCGCCTTGTGA